The following proteins are encoded in a genomic region of Spirosoma sp. SC4-14:
- a CDS encoding outer membrane beta-barrel protein: MKLTTLLFVLVSLTTQAQISQGRWQVSADLSDFSYKVNDANTSFSGQLTPAIGYVLVQNLVAGVGLSLNHYSTSTTTVFREHTSSIGASPYIRYYVGKAPLKPFVGISYSFFTNKDTFTIYGGAVESYSRTFSSNALTPALGLAYFLNNRFALQASLHYVMYMNEAGGPVGLSGPNTSFLPGRSNHQDLSLGLGIQFLLGR; encoded by the coding sequence ATGAAACTCACGACTTTACTATTTGTATTAGTGTCATTGACGACACAAGCTCAAATCAGTCAGGGGCGGTGGCAGGTTAGTGCCGATTTGTCTGATTTCTCTTATAAAGTAAACGATGCCAATACTTCATTTTCTGGCCAGCTAACACCGGCAATTGGATACGTTCTCGTACAGAATTTGGTTGCAGGAGTTGGCCTCTCGCTGAATCATTATAGTACTTCCACAACTACCGTTTTCCGGGAACATACAAGTAGTATAGGCGCTTCCCCTTATATCCGGTATTATGTAGGAAAAGCGCCTTTAAAACCGTTTGTGGGTATTTCTTATAGCTTCTTTACCAATAAGGATACATTTACTATCTATGGGGGAGCAGTAGAATCGTATTCCAGAACTTTCTCGTCGAATGCGTTAACTCCTGCGCTTGGGCTTGCTTATTTTTTGAATAACCGATTCGCTCTTCAGGCTAGTCTGCACTATGTTATGTATATGAATGAAGCAGGAGGACCGGTGGGGCTTAGTGGGCCTAATACGTCCTTTTTACCAGGTCGCTCGAATCATCAGGATTTATCTCTGGGTTTAGGCATACAATTCCTGCTCGGACGATAG